A window of Longimicrobiales bacterium genomic DNA:
TCAACAACGTGTTCCTCTCGCGACTGCCGAACATGGCGTCGATCACCGTGGACGGCGTGCAACTCAGCCCCGCCGTCGAGCGTCTGCCGGTGGCGTACGATGCTGCGACACCGGGCATGCTCGAGACGCTGCGCATGACACTCCTGCGCGGCCGCGACATCGCCGACACGGATCGCGCCGATGCGCCGACCGTCGCCGTCGTCAATGAAACGTTCGTGCTGCGGTTCCTGCCGGACGCCGACGCAATCGGCCGCCGCTTCTCGTTCGGTTCCGTTCAGTCGGAGGACGACTGGATTACGATCGTCGGCGTGGTGCGCGATGCGCGCCGCTCCGGACCCACGGAGGAAGTCCGGCCATACGTGTTCCTCCCGTTCCAGCAGATGTCGCAACGACGCATGAGCGTACTGGTGCGCACGGCATCCGACCCGGTCGCGATCATGCCGCAGCTGCGCTCAGTGGTCCGCGACATCGATCCGAACGTCCCCGTCGTCGACCTGCGCCTGCTCCAGGAGGACGTCGACGCCGCACTGTCGACGAGGCGCTTCCTGATGCTGCTCATCACCGGATTCGGCGTCGCCGCCCTCGTCCTCGCCGCCGTCG
This region includes:
- a CDS encoding FtsX-like permease family protein, encoding NNVFLSRLPNMASITVDGVQLSPAVERLPVAYDAATPGMLETLRMTLLRGRDIADTDRADAPTVAVVNETFVLRFLPDADAIGRRFSFGSVQSEDDWITIVGVVRDARRSGPTEEVRPYVFLPFQQMSQRRMSVLVRTASDPVAIMPQLRSVVRDIDPNVPVVDLRLLQEDVDAALSTRRFLMLLITGFGVAALVLAAVGVYGVMAYIVGRRTREIGVRMALGAAPRVVQREVVLRAMMQAGAGVALGLGVTLLLADVLRAQVFRLSPTDPATLGAVAVLLLGLAAVSSWLPARRAARVDPLVALRSE